In a genomic window of Staphylococcus taiwanensis:
- a CDS encoding amino acid permease, which produces MAEEKLQRGLSNRHVQLIAIGGAIGTGLFLGAGQTIAMTGPSILLTYIIIGFMLFMFMRGLGEIMIQNTRFKSFADVTNEYIGPFAGFVTGWTYWLCWIITGMAEVTAVAKYVSFWFPAVPNWISALFCVLILMLFNLLSAKLFGELEFWFAIIKIVTIIALIVVGLVMILFAFKTQFGHASFTNLYKHGIFADGASGFFMSFQMALFSFVGIEMIGVTAGEAKDPEKTIPKAINAVPLRILVFYVGALAVIMSIIPWDKVDPSESPFVRLFSLIGIPFAAGLINFVVLTAAASSCNSGIFSNSRMLFGLSNQEQAPPIFRKTNKNGVPHIAIIVSSALLLVTALLNYIFPDATLVFTYVTTISTVLFVIVWALIVIAYINYHRKNPELHKQVAYKLPGGKFMAYAILVFFVLVFGLLFVNETTRNAIFLTPIWFILLGLMYLRYRQVAKKTK; this is translated from the coding sequence ATGGCTGAAGAAAAATTACAAAGAGGGTTAAGTAATCGTCATGTGCAATTAATTGCTATTGGCGGCGCTATTGGTACTGGGTTATTCTTGGGAGCAGGTCAAACAATAGCAATGACCGGTCCATCTATTCTGTTGACCTATATAATAATAGGTTTCATGTTGTTTATGTTTATGAGAGGTCTAGGTGAGATTATGATTCAAAATACTCGCTTTAAATCTTTCGCAGACGTGACAAATGAATACATAGGACCTTTTGCTGGATTTGTAACTGGTTGGACATATTGGCTATGTTGGATTATTACTGGTATGGCTGAAGTAACTGCTGTTGCTAAATATGTTAGTTTCTGGTTCCCTGCCGTTCCAAACTGGATTTCTGCTCTATTTTGTGTATTAATCTTAATGTTATTTAACTTACTAAGTGCAAAATTATTTGGTGAATTAGAATTCTGGTTTGCCATTATCAAAATTGTAACGATTATAGCACTTATTGTAGTAGGTTTAGTAATGATATTATTCGCTTTTAAAACACAATTTGGACATGCAAGCTTTACTAATTTGTATAAACATGGCATCTTTGCTGATGGTGCTTCAGGGTTCTTTATGTCATTCCAAATGGCATTATTCTCATTCGTTGGTATTGAAATGATTGGTGTAACTGCTGGTGAAGCAAAAGATCCTGAAAAAACGATTCCAAAAGCAATTAATGCAGTACCATTAAGAATTTTAGTATTCTATGTTGGTGCATTAGCCGTTATTATGTCTATAATTCCTTGGGATAAAGTAGATCCAAGCGAAAGTCCATTTGTTAGATTATTCTCATTAATTGGTATCCCTTTTGCTGCTGGTCTAATTAACTTTGTAGTATTAACTGCTGCTGCATCATCTTGTAATAGTGGTATTTTCTCAAATAGCCGTATGTTGTTTGGTTTATCAAACCAAGAACAAGCACCACCCATCTTTAGAAAAACAAATAAGAATGGCGTGCCTCATATAGCTATAATTGTATCATCTGCATTATTACTTGTTACAGCGTTATTAAACTACATTTTCCCAGATGCAACATTAGTATTTACATATGTAACTACGATTTCAACTGTACTATTCGTGATTGTGTGGGCTTTAATCGTTATTGCTTACATTAATTATCACAGAAAAAATCCTGAATTACATAAACAGGTAGCCTATAAATTACCTGGTGGTAAATTTATGGCTTATGCAATATTAGTCTTCTTTGTTCTCGTATTTGGTTTATTATTTGTAAATGAAACTACTAGAAATGCAATTTTCTTAACACCTATTTGGTTCATTCTTTTAGGTTTGATGTATTTAAGATATAGACAAGTTGCTAAGAAAACTAAATAA